A part of Candidatus Moraniibacteriota bacterium genomic DNA contains:
- the vanZ gene encoding VanZ family protein, producing the protein MKHTFSERLAQCGVSLYFYVVPVVVWMGVIFLLSAQPSLGVAGQHISLPYLLVRKGAHIAEYFILGALSFRLFRHWFPHNTHIVAAGTLLISLPFAISDEAHQLFVTGRQGRVSDIVIDATGIFLSLIFCLIIFPWWMRKKGK; encoded by the coding sequence ATGAAACATACTTTTTCGGAACGGCTGGCGCAGTGTGGCGTTTCACTCTATTTCTATGTGGTGCCGGTTGTTGTATGGATGGGTGTTATTTTCTTGCTGTCTGCTCAGCCAAGCCTTGGCGTCGCGGGGCAGCATATCTCGCTTCCCTATCTCTTGGTGCGTAAGGGTGCGCATATTGCCGAGTATTTCATTCTCGGAGCGCTTTCTTTCCGGCTCTTTAGGCATTGGTTTCCTCATAATACGCACATAGTCGCGGCTGGAACGCTCTTGATCTCGTTGCCATTTGCTATTTCCGATGAGGCACATCAACTCTTTGTGACCGGTCGACAGGGAAGGGTTTCCGATATTGTTATCGACGCCACAGGAATTTTTCTTTCGTTGATCTTTTGTCTCATTATTTTCCCGTGGTGGATGAGGAAGAAAGGGAAGTGA
- a CDS encoding HAD family phosphatase: MKSTKKTKAAIFDIDGTIFRKNLHFELINELSWLRIFPSHVRKTLVDLYSKWLTHTGTYEDYRIALIDLYARFLRGCTPEDVARAAESVVPFRERQTYIFAENLITKLRDDGYLLFAISGSPLEIVEAYNRDYLHFDTVVGSVYEIGEDGRYTGVASYEPSRDKGTAARKLFEEYHVSFADSYGIGDTESDIKFLELVEHPIAFNPNENLKAVAEKNSWRIVVEKKDVVYEIDPKCYHSLPLHK, encoded by the coding sequence ATGAAATCAACAAAGAAAACCAAAGCGGCTATTTTCGATATAGATGGAACGATATTTCGGAAGAATCTTCATTTCGAACTTATCAATGAATTGTCGTGGTTGCGCATCTTTCCGTCGCATGTGCGGAAGACATTGGTCGACCTCTACTCAAAGTGGCTCACGCATACGGGAACCTATGAGGACTATCGTATCGCGCTTATCGATCTCTACGCGCGGTTTCTACGCGGGTGTACGCCGGAAGATGTGGCGCGAGCGGCAGAGAGTGTGGTGCCGTTTCGTGAGCGACAGACCTATATATTTGCTGAGAATCTCATTACCAAGCTCCGAGATGACGGGTATCTTCTCTTTGCTATTTCTGGATCGCCACTTGAGATTGTCGAGGCGTACAATCGCGACTATCTTCACTTTGATACGGTTGTCGGGAGTGTCTATGAAATAGGGGAGGATGGGCGATACACGGGCGTGGCATCGTATGAGCCGAGTCGGGACAAGGGGACGGCAGCGCGAAAACTTTTTGAAGAATATCACGTGTCGTTTGCTGATTCCTACGGCATTGGTGATACGGAGTCGGATATCAAGTTTTTGGAATTGGTCGAACATCCGATTGCTTTCAATCCCAATGAAAATCTCAAAGCCGTGGCAGAAAAAAATAGTTGGCGTATCGTAGTAGAAAAGAAGGATGTTGTATACGAAATAGACCCGAAGTGTTATCACTCGCTTCCTTTGCATAAATAA